The proteins below are encoded in one region of Thermodesulfovibrio thiophilus DSM 17215:
- the hpf gene encoding ribosome hibernation-promoting factor, HPF/YfiA family, which produces MKITIRGKNIDVTEALRQYIEKRISKFDKFLNDQSEAVVTISTEKFTHKIDVLLKVDGHLIQAEGKTEDLYSAVDQVVEKLEKQILKYKEKIQDKNKKETIKYPSTSQGKPESPKGIVKYKKFDLRPMSPEEAVDQMELLDKDFFMFINSFTGDVNVVYRRKDGNYGLIEPAR; this is translated from the coding sequence ATGAAAATAACCATTAGAGGCAAGAATATCGATGTTACAGAAGCATTGAGGCAGTATATTGAAAAGAGAATAAGCAAATTTGACAAATTTTTAAATGACCAGTCAGAAGCGGTGGTAACAATAAGTACCGAGAAGTTTACACATAAAATAGATGTTCTTTTAAAAGTAGATGGACATTTAATTCAGGCTGAAGGGAAAACTGAAGATTTATACTCAGCAGTTGACCAGGTTGTAGAAAAACTTGAAAAACAGATTTTAAAGTATAAAGAAAAGATTCAGGACAAAAATAAAAAAGAAACTATAAAATATCCATCCACATCTCAAGGGAAACCCGAGTCTCCCAAAGGAATTGTCAAATATAAAAAATTTGATTTAAGACCGATGTCTCCTGAAGAAGCAGTTGATCAGATGGAACTTTTAGATAAAGATTTTTTTATGTTTATCAATTCCTTCACAGGAGATGTTAACGTGGTATACAGAAGAAAAGACGGCAACTACGGATTAATTGAACCTGCCAGATAG
- the atpF gene encoding F0F1 ATP synthase subunit B codes for MLEFNNWFFVLMVQFFILMFILNAILFKPMMELFRQREQKVKSALEEAQLMNEKKEKAIAQMNADLAQAKAQAKQIIDALREEGLAYQRDVVSNAEKEAVQLIEKARAEIKAETEKVRTMLRQEIVRLSEEIVNKLVKV; via the coding sequence ATGTTAGAATTCAACAATTGGTTTTTTGTGTTAATGGTTCAATTCTTTATTCTAATGTTTATTCTTAATGCTATCCTATTTAAACCCATGATGGAACTTTTCAGACAGAGAGAGCAAAAAGTTAAAAGTGCTCTTGAAGAAGCTCAACTGATGAATGAGAAAAAAGAAAAAGCAATTGCTCAGATGAATGCAGATTTAGCTCAGGCAAAAGCTCAGGCAAAGCAGATTATTGATGCTCTGAGGGAAGAGGGGCTTGCTTATCAGAGAGACGTTGTTTCTAATGCTGAGAAGGAGGCTGTTCAACTGATTGAAAAAGCAAGAGCAGAGATTAAAGCTGAAACAGAAAAGGTAAGAACTATGCTCAGGCAGGAGATTGTGAGACTTTCTGAAGAGATTGTCAATAAACTGGTAAAGGTTTAA
- the rpoN gene encoding RNA polymerase factor sigma-54, translated as MALEQRADLRLTQKLALTPQLQLQLKLLQLPQLELSQYIQLELMENPMLELDEDLENIQEKEQTVEESDEPLAVDKLEKIMIDDYFTERADDGRDLGYFNLGIEEKPSFELFYSTTDDLWQHLLWQLRLSKAPDKIRVVAEMVIGNIDEDGYLKATEEEIAKMSETDIESVKKAIEVVQGFDPAGVGARNLKECLILQIRALELENTIIKSVIEEYLDDIKKKKYEHIARKLAISIDEVIKAVKIIEKLEPRPGRNFSKTMVNVPVPDVYVNKVEGQYQIILNDEGIPKLRLNKLYRQLFTEKQLQTQERKYLKEKFKNAVEFLKSLEQRNKTIYRVTESLLKFQKDFFDKGVSYLRPLNLRDVAGELGLHESTISRVTSNKYLACEHGIFNFKFFFSNALSSNQGNVSTTLVKELIQNIINEEKAENPLSDKEIAEILQKRGIDIARRTVAKYREELKIPPKPLRKLKKY; from the coding sequence ATGGCACTTGAACAGCGAGCAGATTTAAGACTAACTCAAAAACTTGCACTTACACCTCAGCTTCAACTTCAGCTAAAACTTCTTCAGTTGCCACAGCTTGAGTTAAGTCAGTATATTCAGCTTGAATTAATGGAAAATCCAATGCTGGAACTCGATGAGGATCTTGAAAATATTCAGGAAAAAGAGCAGACAGTAGAGGAATCCGATGAACCATTGGCTGTTGATAAATTAGAAAAAATAATGATAGATGACTATTTCACTGAAAGAGCAGATGATGGAAGAGACCTTGGATATTTTAATCTTGGCATAGAAGAAAAACCATCGTTTGAACTTTTTTATTCAACAACAGATGATTTATGGCAACATTTGTTGTGGCAGTTAAGATTGAGTAAAGCTCCGGATAAAATAAGAGTGGTTGCAGAGATGGTTATAGGAAATATTGATGAGGACGGGTATCTTAAGGCAACAGAAGAAGAAATAGCAAAAATGTCTGAAACAGATATTGAATCTGTAAAAAAAGCTATTGAAGTTGTTCAGGGATTTGATCCAGCCGGAGTAGGTGCCAGAAATCTTAAAGAATGTTTAATTTTACAGATAAGAGCACTTGAATTGGAAAATACAATCATTAAATCTGTGATTGAAGAATATCTTGATGATATAAAAAAGAAAAAGTATGAGCATATTGCCAGAAAATTAGCTATTTCAATTGATGAAGTTATAAAGGCTGTTAAAATTATAGAAAAGCTTGAACCTAGACCCGGTAGAAACTTTTCTAAAACAATGGTAAATGTTCCAGTCCCGGATGTTTATGTAAACAAAGTTGAAGGTCAATATCAGATCATATTGAACGATGAAGGAATTCCAAAATTACGATTGAATAAACTTTACAGACAGCTTTTTACAGAAAAACAACTTCAGACTCAGGAAAGAAAATATCTAAAAGAAAAGTTTAAAAATGCAGTTGAGTTTTTAAAAAGTTTAGAGCAGAGAAATAAGACAATTTACAGAGTAACAGAGAGTTTACTCAAATTTCAAAAAGATTTTTTTGATAAAGGAGTAAGTTATTTGAGGCCTCTTAATTTAAGAGATGTTGCAGGTGAGCTTGGACTTCATGAAAGCACTATAAGCAGAGTAACCTCAAACAAGTATCTTGCATGTGAGCACGGTATATTTAATTTTAAATTTTTCTTCAGTAATGCTTTATCTTCAAATCAAGGGAATGTCTCTACTACCCTTGTAAAAGAATTGATTCAAAACATTATCAACGAAGAAAAAGCAGAAAATCCTCTTTCTGATAAAGAAATTGCAGAGATACTTCAGAAACGGGGGATAGATATTGCCCGTAGAACTGTTGCAAAATATAGAGAAGAACTTAAGATACCACCAAAGCCTTTAAGAAAACTAAAAAAATATTAG
- the rapZ gene encoding RNase adapter RapZ has protein sequence MPLEKFIIIVTGLSGGGKTVTIRTLEDIGFFCVDNLPPPVILEFLGMLNEFSSFRNIAIGIDIRAQQFLEKATEVLKKIKNLYKTEVLFMEADDETILLRYKETRRPHPLSGLYNDLLKAIKQERVLLYPIRSCSDRIIDTSNFNPHALKFLIRSLYGAEEISPSVTVMSFGYKKGIPANADLVFDARFLPNPYFVPFLTDLNGTDEEVKNFVLKQNETVEFLKYIKNFLNYALSGYKKEGRPYITIAIGCTGGKHRSVVIAEEIARYLRSLFVNSVVIHRDL, from the coding sequence TTGCCCCTTGAAAAATTTATAATAATAGTAACAGGGCTTTCCGGAGGGGGGAAAACTGTTACTATTAGAACGCTTGAGGATATAGGTTTTTTCTGCGTTGATAATTTGCCACCTCCTGTTATTCTTGAATTCCTGGGAATGTTGAATGAATTCAGCAGTTTTAGAAATATTGCAATTGGAATTGATATCAGGGCTCAGCAATTTCTTGAAAAAGCGACTGAAGTTCTTAAAAAGATAAAAAATCTTTATAAAACCGAAGTTCTATTCATGGAAGCTGACGATGAAACGATTCTTTTACGGTATAAAGAAACAAGAAGGCCACACCCTCTTTCAGGGTTGTATAACGATTTGCTTAAGGCAATCAAGCAGGAAAGAGTTTTACTTTATCCTATTCGAAGTTGTTCAGACCGGATTATTGATACATCCAACTTTAATCCTCATGCATTGAAGTTTTTAATCCGCTCACTATATGGAGCAGAAGAGATATCTCCTTCAGTAACTGTTATGTCCTTTGGTTATAAAAAAGGAATTCCTGCAAATGCAGACCTGGTGTTTGACGCAAGATTCCTGCCAAATCCTTATTTTGTTCCTTTTTTAACAGATTTGAATGGAACAGATGAGGAAGTAAAAAACTTTGTATTAAAGCAGAATGAAACAGTAGAATTTTTAAAATATATAAAAAATTTTTTGAATTATGCACTTTCAGGGTATAAAAAAGAAGGTAGACCTTATATAACAATAGCAATTGGATGCACAGGAGGAAAGCACAGGTCAGTGGTTATAGCAGAAGAGATAGCAAGATATTTGAGAAGCCTTTTTGTAAATTCTGTGGTGATTCACAGAGATTTATAA